One part of the Halopenitus persicus genome encodes these proteins:
- a CDS encoding ABC transporter permease — protein MNVPTSLLDFGERTRRRLDSHALVALAIPTVLVLVVVFYYPVATVLVEAIRVDGTLTLAAFLEILRDPFYFGDLARLFAGESPTAVLRDVVGPDRRIGIVGFTAYQAALSTLASVALGLPGAYLLARFEFPGRRTLRSVTILPFVLPSIMVAAGFVATFGRSGTLNAVLVTIGLPRVELLYTLEAIVIAHAFYNAPLVTRVTTAAWESVDASAVETARSLGASPLRAFVDVVAPQVYPAVILGAALSFVFTFGSFPIVLALGGFELATVEVFVYRLVRDLEYAEAAALALVELAISLTLLYGYLRYEAAHTVRSRGARPLPRRSLRPPSGLRSGALRELLPRAGLVVYAGIAALVFIAPIASMIWASLTAPDGVTLEHYRFLLERQRTGAAFQVQPWDAVRNSLLFGLATLTVALPMGVVVSVLTTRRYRGRKLVDAAAMAPLAVSGIVVGLGLLRGLVFGVEVAGTRIAVGGAVAIVAAHAAAGYPFVVRTVAPGLESLDQSLAESARALGASRLRALLDVELPLVWPGVVAGAAFAFAISTGEFSATVVLATGTDQYTMPIAIERFIGRRIGPATAMGVVLLVVTTASFVVIDRLGGDHGGI, from the coding sequence GTGAACGTACCCACCTCCCTCCTCGATTTCGGCGAGCGGACTCGTCGGCGCCTCGACAGTCACGCCCTCGTGGCGCTGGCGATCCCGACGGTTTTGGTCCTCGTCGTCGTCTTCTATTACCCCGTCGCCACCGTCCTGGTCGAGGCGATACGCGTCGACGGCACGCTCACGCTCGCGGCGTTTCTCGAGATCCTTCGGGATCCGTTCTACTTCGGCGACCTCGCGCGGCTGTTCGCGGGAGAGTCCCCGACTGCAGTCCTTCGCGACGTCGTCGGCCCTGACCGGCGGATCGGGATCGTGGGGTTCACCGCGTATCAGGCGGCGCTGTCGACGCTCGCGAGCGTCGCCCTCGGACTTCCGGGCGCGTACCTGCTGGCCCGCTTCGAGTTCCCCGGTCGCCGAACCCTGCGGTCGGTGACGATCCTCCCGTTCGTGCTCCCGTCGATCATGGTCGCGGCCGGCTTCGTCGCCACCTTCGGTCGATCGGGCACGTTGAATGCCGTCCTCGTCACGATCGGGCTCCCGCGGGTCGAACTCCTGTACACGCTGGAGGCGATCGTGATCGCTCACGCCTTTTATAATGCGCCGCTCGTCACCCGCGTGACGACCGCCGCCTGGGAGTCCGTCGACGCGAGCGCGGTCGAGACCGCACGCAGCCTCGGTGCGAGCCCGCTCCGGGCGTTCGTCGACGTGGTCGCGCCGCAGGTGTACCCGGCGGTCATCCTCGGGGCCGCGCTCTCGTTCGTGTTCACCTTCGGGAGCTTCCCGATCGTGCTCGCGCTCGGCGGGTTCGAGCTTGCAACCGTCGAAGTGTTCGTCTACCGGCTGGTTCGCGACCTCGAATACGCCGAGGCGGCCGCGCTCGCGCTCGTGGAGCTGGCCATCTCGTTGACGCTGCTGTACGGTTACCTCCGGTACGAGGCCGCCCATACGGTTCGGTCCCGCGGCGCCCGTCCGCTTCCTCGACGGTCGCTTCGCCCGCCGTCGGGGCTTCGGTCGGGAGCCCTCCGCGAACTCCTCCCCCGTGCCGGGCTCGTCGTCTACGCCGGCATCGCCGCGCTCGTGTTCATCGCGCCGATCGCGAGCATGATCTGGGCCAGCCTGACCGCCCCCGACGGCGTCACACTCGAGCACTACCGGTTCCTGCTGGAGCGACAGCGAACGGGGGCCGCGTTTCAGGTGCAACCGTGGGACGCGGTCCGAAACTCCCTGCTGTTCGGGCTCGCCACGTTGACGGTCGCGCTCCCGATGGGCGTGGTCGTCTCCGTGTTGACCACCCGACGGTACCGCGGCCGGAAGCTCGTGGACGCCGCGGCGATGGCCCCGCTCGCCGTTTCGGGGATCGTCGTCGGACTCGGGCTGCTCCGCGGGCTCGTCTTCGGCGTGGAGGTCGCGGGGACCCGGATCGCGGTCGGCGGCGCGGTCGCGATCGTGGCCGCCCACGCCGCGGCCGGCTACCCGTTCGTGGTGCGGACGGTCGCGCCGGGGCTCGAATCGCTCGATCAGTCGCTGGCGGAGTCCGCTCGGGCCCTGGGGGCGTCCCGCCTCCGGGCGCTTCTGGACGTCGAACTCCCGCTCGTCTGGCCCGGCGTCGTCGCCGGCGCGGCGTTCGCGTTCGCGATCTCGACCGGCGAGTTCTCGGCCACCGTCGTCCTCGCGACCGGCACCGACCAGTACACGATGCCGATCGCGATCGAGCGGTTCATCGGTCGCCGGATCGGCCCGGCGACCGCGATGGGCGTCGTTCTCCTCGTCGTTACCACCGCGAGCTTCGTCGTGATCGACCGACTCGGGGGTGATCACGGTGGGATCTGA
- a CDS encoding ABC transporter ATP-binding protein, with protein MGSEDGSGADVARGTDSDVAVDAPIALELADVTRRYGDTTAVDGVSLRVRQGEFFTLVGPSGCGKTTTLRLIGGFEAPSAGTLRFGGRDVAGVPPEDRDVGVVFQNYALFPHMTVGENVAYGLRFADPPGDVSTEERVTALLELVDLPGMADRDPDELSGGQRQRVAIARALAPGPAVLLLDEPMSALDAKLRERLRMQVRSIQRELDITTVYVTHDQEEALAVSDRVAVMNAGRIEQVDTPRRVYRKPATRFVAEFVGDNNVLAGTVRDVTSEADAVDRSVAAPADADGPIATVEVDGTPIRVALEDRSADGGGGHAADDVRAVGVGDRLAVCVRPEDLRFAGERDSARDAAAADDAAIAEDAAAAANVLRATVESTEFLGETTRVHLRWKGRSVVGRTRDPLSGTVSVRFDPADVHVIDRDRDGTGADRR; from the coding sequence GTGGGATCTGAGGACGGTTCGGGCGCCGATGTCGCTCGCGGAACGGATTCGGACGTGGCTGTCGACGCTCCGATCGCCCTCGAACTCGCGGACGTCACGCGCCGGTACGGTGACACGACCGCCGTCGATGGAGTTTCGCTCCGCGTCCGGCAGGGCGAGTTCTTCACGCTCGTCGGCCCGTCCGGCTGCGGCAAGACCACCACGCTCCGACTGATCGGCGGATTTGAGGCCCCCTCCGCCGGCACGCTCCGGTTCGGCGGCCGGGACGTCGCGGGCGTTCCGCCCGAGGACCGGGACGTCGGCGTCGTCTTCCAGAACTACGCGCTGTTCCCGCACATGACCGTCGGCGAGAACGTCGCCTACGGGCTCCGATTCGCGGACCCGCCGGGGGACGTCTCCACCGAGGAGCGCGTGACTGCGCTGCTCGAGCTCGTCGATCTGCCCGGGATGGCCGACCGCGACCCGGACGAGCTGTCGGGTGGCCAGCGCCAGCGCGTCGCGATCGCGCGAGCGCTCGCTCCCGGCCCGGCGGTCCTGTTGCTCGACGAGCCGATGAGCGCCCTCGACGCGAAGCTCCGCGAGCGCCTCCGGATGCAGGTGCGGTCGATCCAGCGCGAGCTCGACATCACCACCGTCTACGTCACCCACGACCAGGAGGAGGCGCTTGCCGTCTCCGACCGCGTCGCCGTGATGAACGCGGGGCGGATCGAACAGGTCGACACTCCCAGACGCGTTTATCGGAAGCCGGCAACTCGATTCGTCGCCGAGTTCGTCGGCGACAACAACGTGCTGGCGGGGACCGTGCGGGACGTCACCTCGGAAGCTGACGCCGTCGATCGATCCGTGGCGGCACCCGCCGACGCCGACGGTCCGATCGCGACGGTCGAGGTCGACGGCACGCCGATCCGGGTCGCCCTGGAGGATCGTTCCGCCGACGGCGGTGGGGGTCACGCCGCCGACGATGTGCGAGCCGTCGGCGTCGGCGACCGGCTCGCCGTCTGCGTTCGTCCGGAGGACCTTCGATTCGCCGGGGAGAGGGATTCGGCTCGGGACGCCGCTGCCGCAGATGACGCCGCTATCGCCGAGGACGCCGCTGCCGCCGCGAACGTCCTTCGAGCAACCGTCGAGAGCACCGAATTTCTCGGCGAGACGACGCGGGTCCACCTTCGCTGGAAGGGACGGTCCGTCGTCGGCCGAACGCGTGACCCGCTTTCGGGGACCGTGTCCGTTCGCTTCGACCCGGCCGACGTCCACGTGATCGACCGCGACCGCGACGGAACCGGCGCCGACCGCCGGTGA
- the hisG gene encoding ATP phosphoribosyltransferase, with translation MRIAVPNKGRLHEPTIELLERAGLHVERTADRQLYADTVDPDVSILYARAADIPEYVRDGAADLGITGLDQATESGGVVETPTAADEDALVDLLDLEYGSCRLVLAAPENGEIESVADLEGCTVATEFPSITRSYFASAGVDAEVVTVTGATELTPHVEMADAIVDITSTGTTLRVNRLAIIDEVLDSSVRLFARPDVVDDPKVQQVVTALESVLAAEDKRYLMMNAPKAKLPAVKDVLPGLGGPTVMDVEADENGNGTVAVHAVVDERDVFSVITDLKDVGASGILVTEIERLVE, from the coding sequence ATGCGCATCGCCGTCCCCAACAAGGGCCGTCTCCACGAGCCGACGATCGAGCTGCTCGAACGCGCCGGGCTGCACGTCGAGCGGACGGCCGACCGGCAGCTGTACGCCGACACCGTCGACCCGGACGTCTCGATCCTGTACGCGCGCGCCGCCGACATTCCCGAGTACGTCCGCGACGGGGCCGCCGATCTCGGCATCACGGGACTCGATCAGGCCACCGAGTCCGGCGGCGTGGTCGAGACCCCGACCGCCGCCGACGAGGACGCCCTCGTCGACCTGTTGGATCTCGAGTACGGGTCCTGTCGCCTCGTCCTCGCGGCGCCGGAGAACGGCGAGATCGAGTCGGTCGCGGACCTGGAAGGGTGCACGGTCGCGACCGAGTTCCCCTCGATCACGCGGTCGTACTTCGCGTCGGCCGGGGTCGACGCGGAGGTCGTCACCGTCACCGGCGCGACCGAGCTCACACCCCACGTCGAGATGGCCGACGCGATCGTCGACATCACCTCGACCGGCACGACGCTGCGGGTGAACCGGCTCGCGATCATCGACGAGGTGCTCGACTCCTCGGTGCGGCTGTTCGCCCGCCCGGACGTGGTCGACGACCCGAAGGTCCAGCAGGTCGTGACCGCGCTCGAGTCCGTCCTCGCCGCCGAGGACAAACGCTACCTGATGATGAACGCCCCGAAAGCCAAGCTCCCGGCGGTCAAGGACGTCCTCCCCGGACTCGGCGGCCCGACGGTGATGGACGTCGAGGCCGACGAGAACGGTAACGGGACCGTCGCGGTCCACGCCGTCGTCGACGAGCGTGACGTCTTCTCGGTCATCACCGACCTCAAGGACGTCGGCGCCAGCGGGATCCTCGTCACGGAGATCGAGCGTCTCGTGGAGTGA
- a CDS encoding CPBP family intramembrane glutamic endopeptidase — MSRRTRIGRVVPAPVRRALWNREEARPRTPIRLVLAIAVFLAIAIGTSIAVGALPLPPLGGTAALVIAGAGSLAVTTVGCAVAARFVDRRPLTDYGLRIDREWWTDCGFGLALGAALQTAIFLAGWAAGWYVPRGTLVSRSGEPFLFGVVSVVAFFLAVGIYEELLVRGWLLTNLAEGFRAVGDRLAAALATVLSAGVFGVLHATNPNATALSTGIIGLAGAFLALGYLLTGELAIPIGVHVTWNLVQGAGFGFGVSGVSLPVAAIETRVVGPTVLSGGQFGPEGGLLGLGGVLLGCAAIAWWVHRRTGRLRIHPAVTDPDLRKADSELLTTETGGGERPTANE, encoded by the coding sequence ATGTCCCGCCGAACTCGTATCGGTCGCGTCGTCCCCGCGCCGGTCCGACGAGCCCTCTGGAACCGTGAGGAGGCCCGCCCGCGCACGCCGATCCGTCTCGTGCTCGCCATTGCCGTGTTCCTCGCGATCGCGATCGGCACCAGCATCGCGGTGGGAGCGCTGCCGCTTCCGCCCCTCGGGGGGACCGCAGCGCTCGTCATCGCCGGCGCGGGGAGCCTGGCGGTCACGACCGTCGGCTGTGCCGTCGCCGCCCGGTTCGTCGACCGCCGACCGCTCACCGATTACGGGCTCCGGATCGACCGGGAGTGGTGGACCGACTGCGGCTTCGGGCTCGCGCTCGGCGCCGCCCTGCAGACCGCGATCTTCCTCGCCGGCTGGGCCGCCGGGTGGTACGTCCCCCGCGGGACGCTGGTCTCCCGGTCGGGTGAGCCGTTCCTGTTCGGCGTCGTGAGCGTGGTCGCGTTCTTCCTGGCGGTCGGGATCTACGAGGAGCTGCTGGTTCGCGGCTGGCTGCTGACGAACCTCGCCGAGGGGTTCCGGGCCGTCGGCGACCGGCTCGCGGCCGCGTTGGCGACGGTCCTGTCGGCGGGCGTCTTCGGCGTTCTCCACGCCACCAACCCGAACGCGACGGCGCTCTCGACGGGGATCATCGGTCTGGCGGGTGCGTTCCTCGCGCTCGGATACCTGCTCACCGGGGAACTCGCGATCCCGATCGGCGTCCACGTGACCTGGAACCTCGTCCAGGGCGCGGGATTCGGGTTCGGCGTCTCCGGCGTCTCCCTGCCGGTCGCCGCGATCGAGACGCGAGTCGTCGGGCCGACGGTCCTCTCGGGCGGCCAGTTCGGTCCGGAGGGCGGCCTCCTGGGGTTGGGCGGCGTCCTTCTCGGCTGTGCGGCGATCGCGTGGTGGGTCCACCGGCGGACCGGGCGGCTCCGGATCCACCCGGCCGTGACCGACCCCGATCTGCGCAAGGCCGACTCCGAACTGCTCACGACCGAGACCGGAGGCGGCGAACGACCGACGGCGAACGAGTGA
- a CDS encoding DUF7473 family protein gives MVPLPLQTDVSPIAVLGTLVLFSLGLAVTAHVAARNVVVDPDPKRALLVGPWPAIVSIVGGTLTLPATITLPVAIALDAAAIRWAYGGPPRRTATITVIHFTVTVLVTVIAVAASIIWASRPA, from the coding sequence ATGGTTCCCCTTCCCCTCCAGACCGACGTCAGCCCGATCGCCGTCCTCGGAACGCTCGTCCTCTTCTCGCTCGGACTCGCGGTGACGGCTCACGTCGCCGCCCGGAACGTCGTCGTCGATCCGGACCCGAAACGCGCCCTTCTGGTCGGTCCCTGGCCCGCGATCGTGAGCATCGTCGGCGGCACGCTCACGCTCCCGGCCACGATCACGCTTCCCGTCGCGATCGCGCTCGACGCCGCGGCGATCCGGTGGGCCTACGGCGGCCCGCCACGCCGCACCGCGACCATCACGGTCATCCACTTCACCGTCACCGTCCTCGTGACCGTGATCGCCGTCGCCGCCTCGATCATCTGGGCGAGCCGCCCGGCGTGA
- a CDS encoding TATA-box-binding protein: MTDPKDTITIENVVASTGIGQELDLESVAMDLEGADYDPEQFPGLVYRTQSPKSAALIFRSGKIVCTGAKSTDAVHESLHIVFDELRALEIPVADDPEITVQNIVTSADLGDDLNLNAIAIGLGLEHIEYEPEQFPGLVYRLDDPDVVALLFGSGKLVITGGKEPVDAERAVDVIVERLEELGLFG; encoded by the coding sequence ATGACCGATCCGAAGGACACGATCACGATCGAAAACGTCGTCGCGTCGACGGGGATCGGCCAGGAGCTCGACCTCGAGAGCGTCGCGATGGACCTGGAGGGCGCGGACTACGACCCCGAACAGTTCCCCGGGCTCGTCTACCGCACCCAGTCGCCGAAGTCGGCCGCGCTCATCTTCCGGTCGGGAAAGATCGTCTGTACCGGCGCGAAGTCGACGGACGCGGTCCACGAAAGTCTTCACATCGTCTTCGACGAGCTGCGTGCCCTCGAGATCCCGGTGGCCGACGACCCCGAGATCACGGTCCAGAACATCGTCACCTCCGCGGATCTCGGCGACGACCTCAACCTGAACGCGATCGCGATCGGCCTCGGGTTGGAGCACATCGAGTACGAACCCGAGCAGTTCCCCGGCCTCGTCTACCGGCTCGACGACCCCGACGTCGTCGCGCTGCTTTTCGGATCCGGCAAGCTCGTGATCACCGGCGGCAAGGAACCGGTGGACGCCGAACGCGCCGTCGACGTCATCGTCGAGCGGCTCGAGGAGCTCGGGCTGTTCGGCTGA
- the thsB gene encoding thermosome subunit beta — translation MQQGQPMIIMGEDAQRVKDKDAQEYNISAARAVAEAVRSTLGPKGMDKMLVDSMGDVTITNDGVTILKEMDIDNPTAEMIVEVAETQEDEAGDGTTTAVAIAGELLKNAEDLLEQDIHPTAVIKGFNLASEYARQEVDEIAEPVDPEDTDLIKSVAETSMTGKGAELDKDVLADLVVRAVQAITVEADDGSHVVDLQNLKIETRTGSPASESELLSGAVIDKDPVQDGMPTDFESANVLLLNEPIEVEEADADTSVSIEDPDQLQQFLDQEEKQLREKVDRIVESGADVVFCQKGIDDMAQHFLAKEGILAVRRVKKSDLSFLKNVLGAPIVTDLDDLSADDVAVGSVSRDEEDGLFYVEGEDSHGVTLLLRGSTEHVVDELERGINDAIDVVSTTVADGRTIAGGGAIEVELASRLRNHADSIEGREQLAVEAFADALELVPRTLAANAGLDAIDLLVDLRAAHESGDSRAGLDAFSGDVVDTFDAGVVETAHAKEQALSSATEAANLVLKIDDIISAGDLSTAGGDDEGGAPGGAGGMGGMGGGMGGMM, via the coding sequence ATGCAGCAAGGCCAGCCGATGATCATTATGGGCGAGGACGCCCAGCGCGTCAAGGACAAGGACGCGCAGGAGTACAACATCTCGGCGGCGCGCGCTGTCGCCGAGGCGGTCCGGTCGACGCTCGGACCGAAGGGGATGGACAAGATGCTCGTCGACTCGATGGGTGACGTCACCATCACGAACGACGGCGTCACCATCCTCAAGGAGATGGACATCGACAACCCGACGGCCGAGATGATCGTCGAGGTCGCCGAGACGCAGGAGGACGAGGCCGGCGATGGCACGACGACGGCCGTCGCGATCGCGGGCGAGCTCCTCAAGAACGCCGAGGACCTCCTCGAGCAGGACATCCACCCGACGGCGGTCATCAAGGGATTCAACCTCGCGAGCGAGTACGCCCGCCAGGAGGTCGACGAGATCGCCGAGCCGGTCGACCCCGAGGACACCGACCTCATCAAGTCGGTCGCCGAGACCTCGATGACCGGTAAGGGCGCCGAGCTCGACAAGGACGTCCTCGCGGACCTCGTCGTCCGCGCCGTTCAGGCCATCACGGTCGAGGCCGACGACGGCTCCCACGTGGTCGACCTCCAGAACCTGAAGATCGAGACTCGAACGGGCAGCCCGGCCAGCGAGTCCGAGCTCCTCTCGGGCGCGGTCATCGACAAGGACCCCGTCCAGGACGGGATGCCGACCGACTTCGAGTCCGCGAACGTCCTGCTGCTCAACGAGCCGATCGAGGTCGAGGAGGCCGACGCCGACACGTCCGTCTCCATCGAGGACCCCGACCAGCTCCAGCAGTTCCTTGACCAGGAGGAGAAACAGCTCCGCGAGAAGGTGGATCGCATCGTCGAGTCCGGCGCGGACGTCGTCTTCTGCCAGAAGGGCATCGACGACATGGCCCAGCACTTCCTCGCGAAGGAGGGCATCCTCGCCGTCCGCCGCGTGAAGAAGTCCGACCTCTCGTTCCTGAAGAACGTGCTCGGCGCGCCCATCGTCACCGACCTCGACGACCTGTCGGCCGACGACGTCGCGGTCGGCTCCGTTTCCCGCGACGAGGAGGACGGGCTGTTCTACGTTGAGGGTGAGGACTCCCACGGCGTCACGCTCCTGCTGCGCGGCTCGACCGAGCACGTCGTCGACGAGCTCGAGCGCGGCATCAACGACGCCATCGACGTCGTCTCGACCACGGTCGCCGACGGCCGCACCATCGCGGGCGGCGGCGCCATCGAGGTCGAGCTCGCCAGCCGGCTCCGCAACCACGCCGACTCCATCGAGGGGCGCGAGCAGCTTGCCGTCGAGGCGTTCGCCGACGCCCTCGAGCTCGTCCCGCGCACCCTCGCCGCCAACGCGGGCCTCGACGCGATCGACCTGCTGGTCGACCTGCGTGCGGCCCACGAGTCCGGCGACTCCCGGGCGGGCCTGGACGCCTTCTCCGGCGACGTCGTCGACACCTTCGACGCCGGCGTCGTCGAGACGGCCCACGCCAAAGAGCAGGCGCTCTCCTCGGCCACCGAGGCCGCCAACCTCGTCCTCAAGATCGACGACATCATCTCCGCGGGCGACCTGTCCACCGCCGGCGGCGACGACGAGGGCGGCGCGCCCGGCGGCGCCGGCGGCATGGGCGGTATGGGCGGCGGCATGGGCGGTATGATGTAA
- a CDS encoding zinc-dependent alcohol dehydrogenase has protein sequence MQAVVCPEFAASTVEEVPRPEPAPDEVVIAPDRVQFSVTECQLFHGREVAHYGTIADRIAAGGARLFGHEFCGHVDAVGDDVTSLSVGDRVYAPGKIACGECAYCRAGEPYHCGTQTGIGYDRPGAVAEYVAVPAEPLCRLPEGISDAEGAAMQPMASALLATVDAGIEPGDVVAVVGTGVMGYQVGQAAAALGASEVFAVDVRERPLSIAADRGMIPVNATEADPVAAVRDATGGVGADVAVAAAGGRQSHATEGSDPLATAHALVARGGTICQVGHIEGELTWRPRDTRSKKLTWVNPRTGSVPLGPNRTTGELAAEWVANGTVSIDEYVTHELTGLGSFEEAIEITLEKDAYDALGPAQIVIER, from the coding sequence ATGCAAGCAGTCGTGTGTCCGGAGTTCGCGGCGTCGACGGTCGAGGAGGTTCCCCGACCGGAACCGGCGCCGGACGAGGTCGTGATCGCTCCCGACCGCGTCCAGTTCAGCGTGACCGAGTGCCAGCTGTTTCACGGCCGGGAGGTCGCCCACTACGGGACGATCGCCGACCGGATCGCGGCCGGCGGCGCCCGCCTGTTCGGCCACGAGTTCTGCGGGCACGTCGACGCCGTCGGGGACGACGTGACCTCGCTGTCGGTCGGCGACCGCGTCTACGCGCCGGGGAAGATCGCCTGCGGGGAGTGTGCCTACTGCCGGGCCGGCGAGCCCTACCACTGCGGAACCCAGACGGGGATCGGCTACGACCGGCCCGGCGCGGTCGCCGAGTACGTCGCGGTGCCCGCCGAGCCGCTGTGTCGACTCCCGGAGGGGATCTCCGACGCGGAGGGGGCGGCGATGCAGCCGATGGCATCAGCCCTGCTGGCGACGGTGGACGCGGGGATCGAGCCCGGCGACGTCGTGGCGGTCGTGGGAACCGGCGTGATGGGCTATCAGGTCGGCCAGGCCGCGGCCGCTCTCGGCGCGAGCGAGGTCTTCGCGGTCGACGTCCGCGAGCGCCCCCTCTCGATCGCGGCCGACCGCGGGATGATCCCGGTCAATGCCACCGAGGCGGACCCCGTCGCGGCAGTGCGGGACGCGACCGGCGGGGTCGGCGCCGACGTCGCGGTCGCGGCGGCCGGCGGGCGCCAGTCGCACGCGACCGAGGGGTCCGACCCGCTGGCGACCGCCCACGCGCTCGTCGCACGGGGCGGCACGATCTGTCAGGTTGGCCACATCGAGGGAGAGCTCACCTGGCGGCCGCGGGACACGCGCTCGAAGAAGCTCACGTGGGTGAACCCCCGCACCGGGAGCGTTCCCCTGGGCCCGAACCGGACCACCGGCGAACTCGCCGCCGAGTGGGTGGCGAACGGAACCGTCTCGATCGACGAGTACGTCACCCACGAGCTGACGGGGCTGGGATCCTTCGAGGAGGCGATCGAGATCACGCTCGAGAAGGACGCGTACGACGCGCTCGGCCCAGCACAGATCGTGATCGAGCGATGA